The following are encoded together in the Lagopus muta isolate bLagMut1 chromosome Z, bLagMut1 primary, whole genome shotgun sequence genome:
- the LOC125686572 gene encoding putative pre-mRNA-splicing factor ATP-dependent RNA helicase DHX16: MIETNPPYIKMPPHQRSDTDTYPEVLLIFSCFVSPVFFFSYFWRCLTNSSSTSSSDSDTKAKRHGKRKRGKHKDKKKKIKKKLKKSKERVKEDRGVSEALPGPSLELWQKEPQVDPGPVLTDEQKSRIQAMKPMTKEEWDVRQSVIRRVVDPETGRTRLIKGDGEVLEEIISKERHKEINKQEHNVRMYIEEQDDQDGSTWKCIVRNRNELAETLELLKAQIDPALLKNNSQQENSSRESPSIEDEDTKKGEEASTQENQLKIKEEKDEVEEQSKELESLPLPVVKEDENMMKIEKAEEKEIIKLPVRVKLEKPSEYNEEKQTVQEESDSFKENVKPVKAEVKENKIEPKDLKEVKSSTDKIAVHEPERLEFCVNSGE, translated from the exons atgatcgagaccaacccccccTATATCAAAATGCCT CCGCACCAGCGCTCAGACACCGACACTTACCCTGAAGTTTTActcattttctcatgttttgtctctcctgtctttttttttagttatttttggCGTTGTTTGACTaactcctcctccacctcctccagtGACAGCGACACCAAAGCGAAGCGGCACGGCAAAAGGAAGCGAGGGAAAcacaaagacaagaagaagaagataaagaagaaattgaagaaGTCAAAAGAAAGAGTGAAGGAGGACAGAGGCGTGAGTGAGGCACTGCCCGGCCCTTCACTGGAGCTGTGGCAGAAGGAGCCACAGGTCGACCCCGGGCCAGTTTTGACAGATGAGCAGAAGTCCCGAATCCAGGCTATGAAGCCAATGACAAAGGAGGAATGGGACGTGAGGCAGAGCGTTATCAGAAGAGTGGTGGATCCTGAAACAGGGAGAACCAGGCTTATTAAGGGAGATGGAGAAGTGTTGGAGGAAATCATCAGCAAGGAGAGACACAAGGAGATTAACAAGCAGGAGCATAATGTCAGGATGTACATAGAAGAACAGGATGACCAGGATGGATCCACATGGAAGTGCATtgttagaaacagaaatgagcTTGCTGAGACCCTTGAGCTCCTGAAAGCACAAATTGATCCTGCCCTGCTGAAAAACAATTCTCAGCAGGAGAATTCATCACGTGAAAGCCCAAGTATAGAAGATGAAGACACCAAAAAGGGTGAAGAAGCATCTACACAAGAAAACcaattaaaaatcaaagaagaaaaagacgAGGTGGAGGAACAGTCAAAGGAATTGGAAAGTCTTCCTCTTCCTGTGGTCAAAGAGGATGAAAACATGATGAAAATAGAGaaggctgaagaaaaagaaattataaaattGCCAGTAAGAGTAAAATTAGAGAAGCCTTCGGAATACAACGAAGAGAAACAAACTGTCCAAGAAGAAAGCGActcctttaaagaaaatgtgaagcCTGTTAAAGCAGaggtgaaggaaaacaaaatagaaccaAAAGACCTAAAGGAAGTAAAAAGTTCTACTGACAAAATAGCAGTTCATGAGCCCGAGAGGTTAGAATTTTGTGTTAATAGTGGGGAATGA